From a single Osmerus mordax isolate fOsmMor3 chromosome 6, fOsmMor3.pri, whole genome shotgun sequence genomic region:
- the LOC136944876 gene encoding LOW QUALITY PROTEIN: transmembrane protein 158 (The sequence of the model RefSeq protein was modified relative to this genomic sequence to represent the inferred CDS: deleted 1 base in 1 codon), whose product MFNRAQSVHPQLSSPASTDDRRLFTCALVTDVYRFRKRLIRRFSYSMEHHASRRDAPYAMLNQSRTLLLALTTVAGLLQRCRGWNDEDILLPPINSTNRFLANLEVDVRYSKRSVEESESSSGSSLQPVPQCNVSVHRLLPTSLVVRWDSSFGFQCEVFVYTTNNHGRAFFTAAINRAISPVVIEHLGVTGGQQELRLCVGCGLSRYRRFGQARSRGGQHTGDPITFCCIDFSLDELKGDTSWRLNRKPIESTLVACFMTLVIIVWSVAALIWPVPIIAGFLPNGMEQRRPR is encoded by the exons ATGTTTAACCGTGCGCAATCGGTACATCCTCAACTTTCCTCTCCGGCATCGACAGACGATCGACGCTTGTTTACTTGCGCGCTGGTGACAGACGTTTACCGTTTT AGGAAACGCCTCATCCGTCGCTTTTCATACTCCATGGAACATCATGCGAGCAGGAGAGACGCACCCTATGCCATGCTGAACCAATCTCGGACTCTTCTGTTGGCGCTGACCACTGTAGCGGGTCTCCTTCAGCGCTGCCGTGGCTGGAACGACGAAGACATCCTTCTCCCGCCCATCAACTCCACCAACAGATTCCTGGCGAACTTGGAAGTGGACGTGCGGTACTCGAAGAGATCGGTGGAGGAGAGCGAATCCTCATCCGGATCGTCGCTGCAGCCAGTGCCACAGTGCAATGTCAGCGTGCACAGACTTTTACCGACCTCGCTGGTCGTTCGGTGGGACAGCAGTTTCGGTTTTCAATGCGAAGTGTTTGTCTACACCACTAACAACCATGGCAGAGCATTTTTCACCGCTGCCATCAACCGGGCAATATCGCCGGTTGTCATCGAACACCTCGGCGTCACCGGCGGGCAACAGGAACTGAGGCTTTGCGTTGGATGCGGTCTCTCGCGGTACAGGCGATTCGGTCAAGCCAGGTCGAGGGGAGGTCAGCACACGGGGGATCCTATTACTTTCTGCTGCATAGACTTCAGCCTGGACGAGCTGAAGGGCGACACAAGTTGGAGGCTTAACCGTAAACCCATCGAGTCCACTCTCGTGGCTTGTTTCATGACTTTGGTCATCATCGTGTGGAGTGTTGCTGCTCTCATTTGGCCGGTGCCTATCATAGCAGGATTTCTGCCTAACGGGATGGAACAGAGACGACCTAGATAA